Genomic window (Mesorhizobium sp. M4B.F.Ca.ET.058.02.1.1):
GTTCATGTGCTCGGGCCGGATGCCGATGGTCTTGGCGCTGTATTTCGCCGCCGGCGCGCCTTCGATCAGGTTCATCTTCGGCGAACCGATGAAGCCGGCGACGAACAGGTTCTTCGGCGTCTTGTAGAGCTCCATCGGCGAGCCGACCTGCTCGACATTGCCGGCGTTGAGCACGACGATCTTGTCGGCCATGGTCATGGCCTCGACCTGGTCGTGGGTGACGTAGATCATCGTCGTCTTGAGCTGATGATGCAGTTCGCTGATCTCCAGGCGCATGGTGCCGCGAAGTGCGGCGTCGAGGTTGGACAGCGGCTCGTCGAACAGGAACGCCGAAGGCTGGCGCACGATGGCGCGGCCAATGGCGACGCGCTGGCGCTGGCCGCCGGAGAGCTGGCCCGGACGACGCTCGAGGTAGTTGGTGAGGTTGAGCACCCGCGCGGCGTCCTTGACCTTCCTGTCGATGGTCGCCTGGTCCTCGCCCGCCATCTTCAGCGGGAAGGCGATGTTCTTGGCGACCGTCATGTGCGGATAGAGCGCATAGGACTGGAACACCATGGCCAGCTTGCGCTTGGCCGGCGCCTCGCCGGTGACGTCGCGGCCGTCGATGTTTATGGTGCCGCCGCTGGTGTCCTCCAGCCCGGCGATCAGCCTGAGCAGCGTGGACTTGCCGCAGCCCGACGGACCGACGAACACGACGAACTCGCCATCCTCGATGACCAGGTCGATGTTCGGAATGATCGTCGTCGACCCAAAGGATTTGGAGACGTTCTTGAGCGTGATGTTTCCCATGGTTTCCTCCCCGAGGGATTATTGTCCGTCGTCCGCCGCTTGCGGCGCCCTACTACTTCACCGCGCCGAATGTCAGGCCGCGCACCAGCTGCTTCTGGCTGAACCAGCCCATGATCAGGATCGGCGCGATCGCCAGCGTCGAGGCCGCCGACAGTTTGGCCCAGAACAGGCCTTGCGGGCTGGAGAAGGAGCTGATGAAGGCGGTCAGCGGCGCGGCCTCGGTGGTGGTCAGCCGGATCGTCCAGAAGGCTTCGTTCCAGGCCAGGATGATGTTCAAGAGCATGGTCGAGGCAATGCCCGGCACCGCCATCGGGGTGAGCACATAGACGATCTCGTTCCATAGCGAGGCGCCGTCCATGCGCGCCGCCTCCAGGATCTCGCCCGGGATTTCGCGGAAATAGGTGTAGAGCATCCAGACCACGATCGGCAGGTTGATCAGCATCAGCATGACCATCAGACCGACGCGGCTGTCGAGCAAGCCGGTGTCGCGGAAGATCAGGTAGATCGGGAACAGCACCGCGACCGCCGGCATCATCTTGGTGGACAGCATCCACATCAGGATGTCCTTGGTGCGCTTGGTCGGCGAGAAGGCCATCGACCAGGCCGCCGGGATGGCGATGATGAGCGCCAGGATGGTCGAGCCAACCGACAGGATCACCGAATTCAGGAAGAACTTGAAATAGCCGCTCTGCGCCTGGACCTCGGAATAGCTCTCGAACGTCCCCGAAGGGATCAGGGCGAAGCCCTGGATCGCCTCCTGCTCCGATTTGAACGAAGTGATGATCGTGTAAAGGATCGGGAAGAAGATCAGCAGGGCGACGATCCAGGCCGCCACCGTGGCGATCGTCTTGTGCTGGGTGGTGACTGCGCGTGCCATCTTATCCTCCCTTACTTATCGAGGTTCTTGCCGACTGCGCGCATGGCGAAGAAGGCGACGATATTGGCGAGAATGACGGCGATCACGCCACCGGCGGATGCCTGGCCGATTTTGAATTCGAGCAGCGCCTTCTGATAGACGAGGAAGGGCAGGTTGGTGGAGGCGTAGCCGGGGCCGCCATTGGTTGTGACCAGGATCTCGGCGTAGACCGAGAGCAGGAAGATCGTCTGGATCAGGATGACGACGGTGATGGCGCGCGACATGTGCGGCAGCGTCAGATAGATGAAGCGGCTAAGGAAGCCGGCGCCGTCCATCTCGGCCGCCTCCTTCTGCTCGCCGTCGAGCGACTGCAGCGAGGTCAACAGGATCAGCGTGGCGAAGGGCAGCCACTGCCAGGCGACGATGATGATAACGGCGGTCAGCGGATGCTGGCCGAACCAGTCGATCGGCTGGCCGCCGAAGAAGCGCGCAATATCGGCGAAGACGCCGTATTGCGGGTGCATGATCATGTTCTTCCAGACCAGCGCCGCTACCGGCGGCATGACGAAGAACGGCGAGATGACGAGGATGCGGACGATGCCTTGTCCCCACATCGGCTGGTCGATGAGCATCGCCAGGAGGATGCCGCCGACCACCGTGATCACCAGCACGCTGACGACGATGGTCAGCGTGTTGAGAATGGCCGCAAAGAATGCCGGGTTGGAGTAGAACAGCTTGTAGTTGGAGAACCAGACAAAACCGTCGCGGATCGGGTTCAGCGGATTGTATTGCAGGAACGAGAACCAGAGCGTGAAGGCCAGCGGCACGATCATCCAGACGAACAGTAGGATCACCGATGGCGCCATCATGAAGCGGGCAAGCGAACGGGTCTGCTGAGTAGCCATGACGGTCACCCTCCAAATGTCAGCCGGATTTTAGAGTTGCGTCACAATTTTCTTGATTGTGAAGGTGGCCGCCCGAACTGGGTTTCGGGCGGCCAATGCCGGTCATGATGCGCTACCGGCGTTCGGCACCGGGAGGAGCCTTACTTGATGTAGCCGCCCTCGGTCATCGCCGCGGTGGCTGCGTCCTGGGCCTGCTTCAGCGCGTCGTCGACGCTCGACTGGCCGGCGAGGGCCGCCGAGAACAGCTGGCCGACGGTGGTGCCGAGACCCTGGAACTCAGGAATGGCGACGAACTGCACGCCGACATAGGGCACCGGCTTGACCGTCGGATGCGTCGGGTCGGCCGCGTTGATGGAGTCCAGCGTCATCTTGGCGAAGGGCGCCGCCTTCTGGTACTCGGCGTTGTTGTAGAGCGAGGTGCGCGTTCCCGGCGGAACGTTGGCCCAGCCTTCCTTCGCCGCGACCAGATCGAGATAGCCCTTCGAGGTTGCCCAGGAGACGAACTTCTCGGCCGCTTCCGCCTTCTGCGTGCCGGCGGGAATTGCCAGCGACCATGCCCACAGCCAGTTGCCGCGCTTGCCCAGGCCATTGTCGGGCGCCAGCGCATAGCCGACCTTGTCGGCGACGGTGGAGTTCTTCGGGTCTGAGACGAAGGAGGCGGCGACGGTGGCGTCGATCCACATGCCGCACTTGCCCTGCTGGAACAGCGCCAGGTTCTCGTTGAAGCCGTTGGACGAGGCGCCCTCAGGACCGTCGGCCTTCATCAGGTCGACATAGAACTGCAGCGTGTTCTTCCATTCGGGCTGGTCGAACTGCGGCTTCCAGTTCTCGTCGAACCAGCGGGCGCCGAAGGAGTTCGACATGGCGGTCAGGAAGGCCATGTTCTCGCCCCAGCCGGCCTTGCCGCGCAGGCAGACGCCGTTCACGCCGTTGGCGCGGTCGGTCATCTTGTCGGCGGCCTGCTTGATGAAGTCCCAGGTCGGCGCATCGGGCATGGTCAGCCCGGCCTTCTCCATCAGGTCCTTGCGGTACATGACGAAGGAGCTCTCGCCGTAGAAGGGCGCGGCATAGAGCTTGCCGTCGACCGATAGGCCGCCAGCGATAGCCGGGATGATGTCCTTTACGTCATAGTCGTCGCCGAGCTTGTCGAGCGGCAGCAGCCAGCTCTGCTTGGCCCAGATCGGAACCTCATAGGTGCCGATGGTCATGACGTCGTACTGGCCGCCCTTGGTGGCGATGTCGGTGGTGACGCGCTCGCGCAGCACGTTTTCTTCGAGCGTGACCCAGTTCAACTGGATGTCGGGGTTCTTCTTGGTGAAGTCGTCGGTCAGCTTCTGCATGCGGACCATATCGCCATTGTTGACGGTGGCGATGGTGATGGATTCGGCATGCGCGGCGAACGCAAGGGCGCTAGCCGACAACAGGCCCAAAGTGAGCGTGCGAAGTTTCATCAAATTCCTCCCATAAACCAAAGTGAGCATTTGCCTTGGCTGTGAGCAATTACTCACTTAGCGTGAATTATGTCAAGCCGGATTCGATGCTGCAGCGCAGCACAAATGACCCATGCACCGCTGCGCGAAAGCTCACAGGCGGATGCGTTGAGAGGAGCCGGCAGAGTTTACCAGCGACGGTTTTTGGAGATCAGCCTATTGGCAGGCGATCTCGGCCAGGATCCAGTCGCGGAAGGCGCGGATTTTCGGCACGTTGCGGCGCGCCGACGGATAGACCAGCCAATAGGCATGGCCATCGTCGCCGACCAGATCGAAAGGCTGGATCAGCCGCCCGTCGGCAAGTTCGTTCTTGAACAGGGCCCTGGTGACGATCGCCACGCCCTGGCCGGCCATCGCGGCATTGGCCTCATAGGCTTGCGCGCCCATGCTGGTGCCGGGGCGATTGGCGAGCTCTTCGGCCGGGAGACCGGCGAGTGCGAACCACTCCTGCCACCAGATGTCGCCCGGATCGAGGATCGGGAGCTTGAGCAGGTCGGCCGGCTCCTTGACACCGCCGATACTTGCCGCAAGCTTGGGGCTGAGCACCGGGGTGAAATCGGCCCTGAACAGCATATGCGTTTCCACGCCCGGCCATTTGCCGCCGCCGGAACGGATGGCGATGTCGATATCTTCTCGGGCGAAATCGACGACACGGTTCGAGGTGTCGACACGCACGGCGAGCGAGGGATGCGCGACTTGGAAGGAGCCCAGATGCTGGGCCAGCCAATTCGAAGCGAAGGTGAGCAGGGTGGAGACGCAAAGCACGCCGTCGGCCCCCGCACGCGCGGCCGAATAGGCGCCGCTCAGCAGCGCAAAAGCCTCGCTGACGGCCGGCGCCAGGCGCTGACCGGGTTCGGTCAGTTCGATCTGCTTCGGCAGGCGGAGGAACAGCGGCGCGCCGATACGCTCTTCGAGCAGCTTGATCTGATAGCTGGCGGCCGCCTGCGTCATGCCAAGCTCTTCGGCGGCCTTGGTGAAGGAGAGGTGCCTGGCTACGGCCTCGAACACGCGGATCGCTTGCAGCGGCGGGAGCTGGGCAAACTGTCGGGCGGTGAGATCGGGCATAAGGCCTCTTTATGGGTCATGATCGACGTTTGATTGGAAGCATCTGCCAATCATCCCGATATTTGGGGTCGACGATCAACACAGTTCAAGCATAGCAAGGCTGACGATCATGACCACGATCCAGGAAAGACTTGTTTCTACCCCTGCGAATGGCTGGTTTTCCGTGCTGGCAAGGGAATTTTCGCGGTTGGCGCGCCGCAGGCGCAGCTATGTCGACGTCAGGGAATTGTCGCCCCATCTGCAGCGTGACATGGGTTTTCTTGATGGCAACGATCCCTGCGGACGCCACAAATAGACATCGCGATTTTATCGCCAATCAACTGGCCAGCAGCGCGGACGCCGTCCGCTCGTCGGTGATGAGGCCGTTGACCAGACGCCGGTTCACGGCGGCAAGGATGCCGGGCAATTTGCGCTCACCCATGGCGAGCGCGATGACCAGCGACCTTTCGCGCGACGGCAGCGCCGCTGAGGACACGCGGTCATTGGTTATGCCCTCGATCATGCGGCCCTCGCGGTCGAACACCCAGCCGACGATCTCGGCGATGCCGCCCGCTTTCTGCAGCGACTTCAACTCGCCCTCGGAAATGAAGCCGTCCTCATAGAGCGGGGCCTTGGGGCCGAGATCGCCGATGCCGACGAAAGTGACGTCGGCTTCCGCCGCCAGCGCCAGCGTCGGCTGGATCATCGGCTGGCTGAGCAGCATGTCCCGCTCTTCCGGCGAGGAGGCGATGACCGGCAGCGGCATCGGGAAGGAGCGTGCCTTGACTCGATCGGCCATGGTAAAGATGACGTTGTAGAAGGCGGCCGAGCCATCCGGCGAGATGTTGCCAGTTAGCGACACCACCTTGTGCTGCGGGCATTCCATCGGCGGCAGCTGCTCGATCGCCGCCTTCAGCGTGCGCCCGGTGCCGATCGCCATGACCAGGGGTTCCGGGGAACGCAGCCGCCGCTCGATTTCCGCCGCCGCCGCCTCGGCGACGCCGATCGTCGTCGAGGACGAGGTGGGATCGCTCGGCACCACTTCGACCAGATCGAGCGCGAAGCGCGATTTGAGCCGCGCCGCGAGGTCGAGGCAATTGGCGATCGGGTGGTCGACACGCACCTTGATCAGCCCTTCCGAGACCGCCAGCGACACCAGCCGCTGCGCCGTCTGGCGGGAAATGCCAAGCGTCAAGGCGATCTGGTCCTGCGTGTTGCCGGCAACATAATACAGCCAGCCGGCGCGCGCCGCGTCGTCCAACCGGTTGCTGCCGCTGTCCTGCCGCGAATTCACTTCTGCCTCCCAAACCCGCCCAACAGGGCGCGGGTACCACTAGCTTACAGGGAATGTGCCAACGCGCAATTGCCTATCGACAGGGCAATTGCCTGCACTCCCGATGCGACCTGGAATGGGGACGGCGGCAAAGGAAGGCCTGCTTGACGGTTTATCTCGGCACGCAAACCGATTATGGGGATCGGCAAAGGAGCCTTGCATGACGCCGAAAGCGGTTTTCTGGGATATGGACGGGACGCTGGTCGACAGCGAGCCGTTGCACGAGGCGGCCCTGGTGGCGGCGCTGCGCAGCGTCGGCATCGCGCCGCCGATCAATCTGCACGAGCGTGTGCTGGGCGTCGCCGCCTGGCCGGTCTACGAAATGCTGCGCGACGAATTCGGGCTCGACCTGCCCTTCGACGACTGGATCGTGCGCAAATACGATCACTATCTGCCGCTGGCCGAGACGCTGAAGCCGCGTCCGGGCGCGATCGAGATCTTCAACGAATTGCGCGAACGCGGCGTGCAGCAGGCGGTTGTCTCCAATTCCGACCGGCTGATCGTCGATGCCAATCTGCGTGCCGTCGGCCTGATCTACCCCGGCATGAAGACGATCAGCCGCAACGACGTGCGCGAAGGCAAGCCGTATCCCGAGCCGTTCCTGCGCGCCGCTCATCTGGCCGAGGTCGATCCGGCGCAATCCGTCGCGGTCGACGACAGCCTGACCGGCGCCATGGCCGGCCTTGCGGCGGGCATGCGGACGATGTTCTGGCCGGAAGCGCCGATGGCTGGGCCGCCGGGGGCCGTGGTGATCAACAGCGCTGATGAATTGCGGACGCAATTAGGGCTCTAAGCGAACTCGCAAACATCGGCACCGCCCTTCATCCGCCTGCCGGCGCTTGTCCCCGTGAACGGGGAGAAGGGAGAATGGCGGCTCAGTTCCGGTAGACCGGTTCCTGCTCGTCGAGGATCGCCTTCAGCTCGGCGAGATGGCGTTCGGCCTGGCCGGGATAGTCGTTGGCTTCAGCCGCGGTCTTCTCGGCGATGGCGTCAGACAGGGTGCGCAGCGGACGGCCGGTCCACAGCGCCTTGATGTAGGTCTCGGCGGCGCGCTCGAAATAGAACATGCGGTTGAAGGTGTCGGCGACAGTGTCGCCGATGACCAGCACGCCGTGATTGCCCATGACCATGACCTTCACCTTGGGATCGGTCAGAAGCTGCGAGCAGCGCTCGCCCTCCTCCTCGAAGGCCAGCCCGCCATAGTTGGCGTCGACGACATGGCGGTTGAAGAAGGTGGCCGAGTTCTGGTCGATCGGCGGCAGGGTCGAGTCGGCCAGCGAGGCGAGCACGGTGGCGTGAATCGAGTGCACATGCATGACGCAGCGCGCGTGCGGCACGTTGCGATGGATGGCGCCGTGCAGGCCCCAGGCCGTCGGATCGGGCGCATTGGGGCCGGAAAGCGTATCGGGATCGTTGGCGTCGATCAGCAGCAGGTCGCTCGCCTTGATGCGCGAGAAATGCACCTGGTTGGGGTTCATCAGGAATTTGGTGCCGTCCTCGTTGACGGCCAGCGAGAAATGGTTGGCCACCGCCTCATGCATGTTGAGCCGCGCCGTCCAGCGGAAGGCGCAGGCGAGGTCGACGCGCTCCTCATAGAAGGGCAGATTGCTCAGCGGTTCCTTCTGCAGGCGGGCGATGCTCATCGAAAATCCTCCGGTTTTGGTGACAATGCCGCGCCCAATGGCGGCCAGCAACGGGAAAGTGCTGGCGCAAACACCGTTCAGGCGGCCGGGCGCGCCGATTGCAACCCGCCATGCTCGACGATGAAGTCGATCACCTCCCGCAAGCCCTTGCCGCGCGACAGGTCGGTGAAGCCGAACGGCCGCTTGCCGCGCATACGGGCGGCGTCGCTTTCCATCACGTCGAGGTTGACGTTCACATAGGGCGCCAGATCGCTCTTGTTGATGATCAGGAAATCGGAGCGGGTGATGGCCGGCCCGCCCTTTCTCGGGATCTCCTCGCCCTGGCAGACCGAGATGACATAGAGGGTGAGATCAGCAAGGTCCGGTGAAAAGGTGGCCGCGAGATTGTCGCCGCCGGACTCGATGAAGATGATGTCGAGGTCCGGAAATTTGCGGTTCAGTTCGGCGATCGCCTGCAGATTGATCGAGGCGTCCTCGCGGATAGCGGTGTGTGGGCACCCCCCCGTCTCGACGCCGACGATGCGCTCCTCCGGCAGCGCCTGCAGCCGGGCCAGCATCATGGCGTCTTCCCTGGTGTAGATGTCGTTGGTGACGACGGCGATGGAGAAGTCGTCGCGCAGCGCCTTGCAGAGCTTTTCGGTGAGCGTCGTCTTGCCGGAACCGACGGGACCGCCGATGCCGATGCGAAGGGGACCGTTGGCCTGGGTCATGCGGAAAACTCCGTGATGGCGAGGATTGCGAAGCCTGCCCCGATCAGCAGGCAGAGCGGCGAATAGTAGCTGACGTCGAGCCGCGCGAAAGGCTGTTCGGGCGCCAGCCGGCGCCACCATGGCGTGAAGCCGGCAATGCCGCGCCCGAGGAAAACCAGCGCGATGAGCAACGAGGTGGCGGCGAGGCCCGCCTTGGGAAAGGGCGAGGCAAAGACGCCCTCAAGCGCCAGCGGCCAAAGCGTCGCCAGGCCAAGACAGGCGGCAACGGCAAAGCTGGCGCCAGGCGACGGCATCTCGTCGACGCCGCGGAAGCCGACGACGGCACGGGCGCAGGATTTGGCATCCGTGCCCGGCCAGATGCCGCCAATGCCCCAATAGACATGCAGCGCGGTGATGATGAGCAGGACAAGGGAAAGCGCGAAGGCGAGCACGATCATGAGCGGAACAACCGGGAATATTGGGTTTCGTGACGCATCGCCATGACGTCGGAAACGAAGGCGCAGCCACCGAGATCGTCGAGCGTGGAGGCGGCGGCGCGGGCGGCGGTGGTAAGCGCAAGCGGCTCAAAGCCGGCTAACAATGCGGTGGCATCGACCTGGCCGACGACGCCGAGCCGGATCGCCGCCTGAACGAGGTTCGAGAAGAAGGTTTGCAGGAAGGCAGAGAGCGCGTCCGGCAGGCCAATGCCATTGCCGCCGGCGACGGCGCCGACCGCGACGCAGTAGGGGCAATCGGCCGGCAGGCGCCCCAGCACCGGGCTTGGCCAGGCCGAGGCAGCCTTGAGGAAGGCAGCGCCCTGCAGCATGGTCTCGGCATGGCGCTCGCGCGAACCTGCCAAGGCCTCGGCGAGAGCGGCGATCTCGCCGAGGTCGCCACTGTCGCGGGCGCACCGCCAGCTTTCGGCAAACAGCACGGCGTCGTTCCAGCCCGAACCCATCTCGACCAGCGTGTCCAGCCAGGCGGCAAGGCTTTGCCTGTCGGCGACCAGACCGTCCTGCACGGCGCGCTCGAGGCCATGGCTATAGGAGAAGCTGCCGACCGGAAAGGCCGGCGACAGCCACGCCATCAGCCGCAGCGGGGCGATGCCGGGCTCAGTCATGGTGGTGATGGTCGTCGTCATCATACGAATGGGAATGACTGTGCGCGTGGCTGTGAGTATGCTCGCCCTGCGCATGGGCATGCGCTTCGGCATGGCTGTGCGCGTGGCCATGATCATGGCCGCCATGGCCGGAATAGGCGCCGCGCACCGGCTTGAACGGCTCGGAGACCTCGCGCACCGTTGCGCCCAATCCCTCCAGCATCGCCTTGATGACATGGTCGCGCAGGATGAGGATGCGCTCCGCCTCGATCGCGGCGGCGAGGTGACGGTTGCCGATATGCCAGGCGAGTTCGGTGAGATGCACGGAGTCGCGGGCGCGGATGTCGTAGACGTCCTCGGGTGCCGCGACGATTTCGAGCTGGCGGCCGTCCTCCAGCACCAGCCGGTCGCCATTGTCGAGCGCCACCGGCTCCGGCAGGTCGACCAGCACCTTGTCACCGCTCTCCGTCTCGATGGCGCGGCGGCGCAGATGCCGCTCGTCATGGGCAAGCACGGCCCTGGCGTAGGGCGCGATCGCTCCGGCCTTGTCCGCTGCGAGAACGGAGATCGCGCGCGGGAATTTGGTGAAGTCGGTGTTGATGTTCAGTTTCATCTCATGGCTCCGCCATTAGCTTGCGCCCGCGCGCGGGGGGGACGCGACAGCACGCGCTCGAAATAGGCGTCGACGCGCTCGGACTCGATCGGAAACCGGCCGGCGCGAGCCCAGCCACCCATGTCGCCGAGCAGCACATCGACCGCGGAAAATCGGTCGCCGAGCGCGAAAGGCTTGTCGCCAAGCCGCCGGTCGAGCGCCTTGACCTCCGCAGCGAAATCGTGGGCGGCGGCGGGGCCGACATCGACGCGGACTTCCTTCGGCAGAATGAAGCGGTGGCGCAGCTTATTCCACAGCGGCGCCTCGAATTCCGACTGGGCGAAATGCATCCAGGAATCCATCTCGGCGCGGCCGGCGAGACCCGGATTGGCGCCCATGCCTTTGTCGGCATGCTTTTCGGCAAGATAGACGCAGATCGCCGCGGAATCGGTGACCTTCAGATCGCCGTCGATCAGGATCGGCACCTTGCCGGAGGGGTTGAGCGCGTAAGCTTCGGGCGAGCGCAGCTTGACCTCGACGAATTCATAGGGCTGCCCGAGCTCCTCGAGCATCCACAGGACGCGGCTGACCCGGGACCCGCGCGATCCGACGGCCTTGTACATGGCTCTAAACCTGCCTTTCCAACGAAGCGTAGCTCATCCAGTCCATCCGCCCAATGGCGCTCAGACGATGGTGTCGAAGAGCCGCAGGATGAACGATACCTGATAGATCAGCGTGACGGCGACGAAGGCGATGTGGAAGCGGCGGTCGCGCACCATGATGGCCGCGATGCAGAGCCCGACGAAGACCGGTGTGCGGATCAGATATTCGTGGCCGTAGCGGGCGAAATGCTCCTCCCCCTTGAGCAGCGTGTCGATCACGTCGAGCAGATAGGTGGTGCCCAGCAGGCCGAAGAACCAGGCGCGGCGCGAATAGAAATAGTCCTCGTAGCTGGTGTAATCGAGCATCGAATCCGGAAACAGCAGCGCGCAGAGCAGGAACAGCGTGACGGCATAGAAGATGATGAAAAGATATTTGCCGAAGGTCTAGGTCTCCAGCGCGTAGAGGCCGAACTCCCACCACCAGAAATGCACCAGCAGCAATAGCATGGAGCCGACCCAGGCCAGATGCACCGGATAGAGCCGGTACTGCCCGGGATGCTGGACGAGGCGGGCGACTCCCGACAGAAGCCGGGTCACGCCAAGGCCGATCACCATGCCCATGACGATGCGGATATGCGGGAAGACGTCGTGCGGAGAGGCTATTTCGGTGGGCATGCCTGATCACGTTGCCACTTGTCGTGAGCCGCATATTGCGGCGTACCTTTAAGAGCCGCCAACGGACTTTGTTGCTAGCAGTAGCCGGAGTGAGAAAAGGTCATCTCAGCGATCTTGCCCTTTTCATCCACGCAATAGTTGGCAGCCATGATGTTAATGCAACCCTCGACGCGTCGAAGCCACATGGTGCGCACCTCGCATTGACCTCCAGCTTTGGATTGTCGCAGAACCGGTGGATTGCTCGCTAGCCTAAAAGCCGAACTGCCGGCAAACCATGTTTCGAAGGCTGCCGCGTTTGAACCTGTCGGAAACTTGCGCTCTGCTTCCAATTTCAAAGTCGCATATTCGGCGCGGAAGGCCCACCGGCTCTTTCAGATATCCGCAACCGCCCAGACAGCCGAGGACAACAAAGGCTAGCACGAGGGATTTGCGGGTTTGGCGATTGCCAAGAAGCGCTGATCTTTTCAAAACAGGAAATACCGCTGCGCCATCGGCAGCACGGTCGCCGGCTCGCAGGTCAGCAACTCGCCGTCGGCGCGCACCTCGTAGGTTTCCGGATCGACCTCGACGTGAGGCGTGGCGTCGTTGAGCACCATGGAG
Coding sequences:
- a CDS encoding ABC transporter ATP-binding protein; this encodes MGNITLKNVSKSFGSTTIIPNIDLVIEDGEFVVFVGPSGCGKSTLLRLIAGLEDTSGGTINIDGRDVTGEAPAKRKLAMVFQSYALYPHMTVAKNIAFPLKMAGEDQATIDRKVKDAARVLNLTNYLERRPGQLSGGQRQRVAIGRAIVRQPSAFLFDEPLSNLDAALRGTMRLEISELHHQLKTTMIYVTHDQVEAMTMADKIVVLNAGNVEQVGSPMELYKTPKNLFVAGFIGSPKMNLIEGAPAAKYSAKTIGIRPEHMNISTTAGDWKATVGVAEHLGSDTFLHVQADGVGTLTVRADGELGVHHGDTIYLTPDQTKLHRFGPDGKAMAR
- a CDS encoding carbohydrate ABC transporter permease, translated to MARAVTTQHKTIATVAAWIVALLIFFPILYTIITSFKSEQEAIQGFALIPSGTFESYSEVQAQSGYFKFFLNSVILSVGSTILALIIAIPAAWSMAFSPTKRTKDILMWMLSTKMMPAVAVLFPIYLIFRDTGLLDSRVGLMVMLMLINLPIVVWMLYTYFREIPGEILEAARMDGASLWNEIVYVLTPMAVPGIASTMLLNIILAWNEAFWTIRLTTTEAAPLTAFISSFSSPQGLFWAKLSAASTLAIAPILIMGWFSQKQLVRGLTFGAVK
- a CDS encoding sugar ABC transporter permease; translated protein: MATQQTRSLARFMMAPSVILLFVWMIVPLAFTLWFSFLQYNPLNPIRDGFVWFSNYKLFYSNPAFFAAILNTLTIVVSVLVITVVGGILLAMLIDQPMWGQGIVRILVISPFFVMPPVAALVWKNMIMHPQYGVFADIARFFGGQPIDWFGQHPLTAVIIIVAWQWLPFATLILLTSLQSLDGEQKEAAEMDGAGFLSRFIYLTLPHMSRAITVVILIQTIFLLSVYAEILVTTNGGPGYASTNLPFLVYQKALLEFKIGQASAGGVIAVILANIVAFFAMRAVGKNLDK
- a CDS encoding sugar ABC transporter substrate-binding protein; this translates as MKLRTLTLGLLSASALAFAAHAESITIATVNNGDMVRMQKLTDDFTKKNPDIQLNWVTLEENVLRERVTTDIATKGGQYDVMTIGTYEVPIWAKQSWLLPLDKLGDDYDVKDIIPAIAGGLSVDGKLYAAPFYGESSFVMYRKDLMEKAGLTMPDAPTWDFIKQAADKMTDRANGVNGVCLRGKAGWGENMAFLTAMSNSFGARWFDENWKPQFDQPEWKNTLQFYVDLMKADGPEGASSNGFNENLALFQQGKCGMWIDATVAASFVSDPKNSTVADKVGYALAPDNGLGKRGNWLWAWSLAIPAGTQKAEAAEKFVSWATSKGYLDLVAAKEGWANVPPGTRTSLYNNAEYQKAAPFAKMTLDSINAADPTHPTVKPVPYVGVQFVAIPEFQGLGTTVGQLFSAALAGQSSVDDALKQAQDAATAAMTEGGYIK
- the gcvA gene encoding transcriptional regulator GcvA, whose product is MPDLTARQFAQLPPLQAIRVFEAVARHLSFTKAAEELGMTQAAASYQIKLLEERIGAPLFLRLPKQIELTEPGQRLAPAVSEAFALLSGAYSAARAGADGVLCVSTLLTFASNWLAQHLGSFQVAHPSLAVRVDTSNRVVDFAREDIDIAIRSGGGKWPGVETHMLFRADFTPVLSPKLAASIGGVKEPADLLKLPILDPGDIWWQEWFALAGLPAEELANRPGTSMGAQAYEANAAMAGQGVAIVTRALFKNELADGRLIQPFDLVGDDGHAYWLVYPSARRNVPKIRAFRDWILAEIACQ
- a CDS encoding sugar-binding transcriptional regulator; its protein translation is MNSRQDSGSNRLDDAARAGWLYYVAGNTQDQIALTLGISRQTAQRLVSLAVSEGLIKVRVDHPIANCLDLAARLKSRFALDLVEVVPSDPTSSSTTIGVAEAAAAEIERRLRSPEPLVMAIGTGRTLKAAIEQLPPMECPQHKVVSLTGNISPDGSAAFYNVIFTMADRVKARSFPMPLPVIASSPEERDMLLSQPMIQPTLALAAEADVTFVGIGDLGPKAPLYEDGFISEGELKSLQKAGGIAEIVGWVFDREGRMIEGITNDRVSSAALPSRERSLVIALAMGERKLPGILAAVNRRLVNGLITDERTASALLAS
- a CDS encoding HAD family phosphatase — its product is MTPKAVFWDMDGTLVDSEPLHEAALVAALRSVGIAPPINLHERVLGVAAWPVYEMLRDEFGLDLPFDDWIVRKYDHYLPLAETLKPRPGAIEIFNELRERGVQQAVVSNSDRLIVDANLRAVGLIYPGMKTISRNDVREGKPYPEPFLRAAHLAEVDPAQSVAVDDSLTGAMAGLAAGMRTMFWPEAPMAGPPGAVVINSADELRTQLGL
- a CDS encoding class II aldolase and adducin N-terminal domain-containing protein, with the translated sequence MSIARLQKEPLSNLPFYEERVDLACAFRWTARLNMHEAVANHFSLAVNEDGTKFLMNPNQVHFSRIKASDLLLIDANDPDTLSGPNAPDPTAWGLHGAIHRNVPHARCVMHVHSIHATVLASLADSTLPPIDQNSATFFNRHVVDANYGGLAFEEEGERCSQLLTDPKVKVMVMGNHGVLVIGDTVADTFNRMFYFERAAETYIKALWTGRPLRTLSDAIAEKTAAEANDYPGQAERHLAELKAILDEQEPVYRN
- the ureG gene encoding urease accessory protein UreG; amino-acid sequence: MTQANGPLRIGIGGPVGSGKTTLTEKLCKALRDDFSIAVVTNDIYTREDAMMLARLQALPEERIVGVETGGCPHTAIREDASINLQAIAELNRKFPDLDIIFIESGGDNLAATFSPDLADLTLYVISVCQGEEIPRKGGPAITRSDFLIINKSDLAPYVNVNLDVMESDAARMRGKRPFGFTDLSRGKGLREVIDFIVEHGGLQSARPAA
- a CDS encoding DUF3995 domain-containing protein; this encodes MIVLAFALSLVLLIITALHVYWGIGGIWPGTDAKSCARAVVGFRGVDEMPSPGASFAVAACLGLATLWPLALEGVFASPFPKAGLAATSLLIALVFLGRGIAGFTPWWRRLAPEQPFARLDVSYYSPLCLLIGAGFAILAITEFSA
- a CDS encoding urease accessory protein UreF translates to MMTTTITTMTEPGIAPLRLMAWLSPAFPVGSFSYSHGLERAVQDGLVADRQSLAAWLDTLVEMGSGWNDAVLFAESWRCARDSGDLGEIAALAEALAGSRERHAETMLQGAAFLKAASAWPSPVLGRLPADCPYCVAVGAVAGGNGIGLPDALSAFLQTFFSNLVQAAIRLGVVGQVDATALLAGFEPLALTTAARAAASTLDDLGGCAFVSDVMAMRHETQYSRLFRS